Genomic segment of Geminocystis herdmanii PCC 6308:
TAATTAGGGGATGATGAAAAAATTTTGAGATGACAGGAGGTGTTAGGTTTTAGGTTTTAGGTTTTAGGTTAAAGAATAAAAAATCTTATAAAATAATTATCTAAGATAATAGACTTCGATCGTAATTAGTCAAAGAAGGGTAAAAACCCTACAAACAAATAAAAAATATTTTAGGTCAAAGTTTAATGGATAATTGATTGATTCGATATGACTCATAAATGACCAAATCAGGTAAAATATGATAGTGTATCGAGTCAAACTTGTAAATTAATTCTTTTTGACTTATAACCAAACTAGCAATCTTTACTCAGATGAAACGTCGGTGATTACTTTAACTTTATTACATCCTCTCAAATCAGTGGCAGTTCAAAAATGGAACTTTGAGCCTAATTCAGTGATCAGAATTGGACGGGCTAATGATAATGAAGTAGTCTTATATAGTGCTGTTGTTTCTCGTCACCATCTCGAAATTAGACCAAGAGGGGAAGATTGGGCATTAATCAGCCTTGGTTCTAATGGTACTTTCATTAATGGCAAAAAAATCAATAAAGTGTTAGTCAAAGATGGCATGATTATTAGATTAGCGAGTTCTGGTCCTAAAATTCAAATCACGTTGAGTCAGGAAGCTGAATCTGCTAATGGACAACCAAACCAAAACTCTAAGCGTCAACCTCTTACCAGTAGAGATATATCGAAGGAAACTGTCATGAATTAGTGAATAATTTTTTAGTAAGGTTTTAAGCCCTAATTAGCAGATTAATTGCTGATGCGACTGATTAAGATTAAAGAAGTAACAATTCCTGCAAAATGTGCGCCAATGGTGTTGGTATTGGCTTGAATAATCAATAAATCCAAAGGGTTAACAAACTGCTGAGGATTTGAACCGATTAACTGAGGAGAAAGAGTCAAGGATTTAGCTAAAGCCAAGCCCACGAGAGTTTCAGCACCAATAATGGCAAAAAGCATTCCCACTAAGTTAAAGACTAAACCAAATTGAATTAAACGGATGGTTTCAGACTTTTTGGGGCGCATAGCTGGGTCTCGATTTTGGATTTTTTTACCGATTTTTCCATATCGATAGCATAAAACAAGAGCTACTACTAACAACACGATACTAATAAAAGCAGATATGATCCCAAATTGTACCGCCTGAAGATTTTGTTTACTTTCGGATAAGGCAGGAATGGAAAATAAGAGGGTGACGGTGGAGATAATTCCTAAAACCAGTTGTAACCAAAAACTCCAAAATCCCCATCTCTGTAAATTTGTAGAAACTTTCTGTACTGCTGGTGGTAAAGAGGGTGCTAATTCTGATTCTCTGGACATGGTTTAAATAATGAAGAATGAATAATGAATAATTGAGAATTGAAAATGGAGAATTGAGAATTGAGAATGGAGAATGGAGAATTGAGAATGGAGAATTGAGAATTGAGAATGGAGAATTGAGAATGGAGAATTGAGAATTGTTAATTGCTAATTGTTAATTGTCGATCGAGCCGACAATATCATCATTATCCCATTCTAAGCAATCACCAATAGTTTTTCCATCGTGATAAGCGGCTAATAAAACTTCACTGGTTTTTCCCCAGACAATATTACCATGTCGATCGAGGGAAATAGCACCTAAATCCCTTTTATTTTCCTGTGCTTCGGTGATAGATTTTGTCATCGCTTCCACTAAAGATAAACCATCTCCCGTACGAATCACCACTTTAGCCGCTAAACACTCGTCAATAATATCCTCCCCGATACCCGTACAACTAACCCCGGCGTAGGCATTAGCATAATTTCCCGCCGGCATCGCTGAATCGCTTACCCTACCAATTCTTTCCAAACCCTTTCCTCCAGTAG
This window contains:
- a CDS encoding FHA domain-containing protein, producing MITLTLLHPLKSVAVQKWNFEPNSVIRIGRANDNEVVLYSAVVSRHHLEIRPRGEDWALISLGSNGTFINGKKINKVLVKDGMIIRLASSGPKIQITLSQEAESANGQPNQNSKRQPLTSRDISKETVMN
- a CDS encoding DUF3611 family protein; translation: MSRESELAPSLPPAVQKVSTNLQRWGFWSFWLQLVLGIISTVTLLFSIPALSESKQNLQAVQFGIISAFISIVLLVVALVLCYRYGKIGKKIQNRDPAMRPKKSETIRLIQFGLVFNLVGMLFAIIGAETLVGLALAKSLTLSPQLIGSNPQQFVNPLDLLIIQANTNTIGAHFAGIVTSLILISRISN